Proteins co-encoded in one Rhodococcus sp. PAMC28707 genomic window:
- a CDS encoding IclR family transcriptional regulator: protein MVTPPSSTSLAETSTGTESADRVADVLLAFAQSDRALGVSEIARRLHLSKAVVHRILQSLASRSIVQPMAGESTYSLGPAAIGLGTKAWSQLDVRSIAAPVLRTLRAETRETATLSVLVGHRRVYLDQYESPQEVKMVVEIGPQFPLHSGASSRAILAFLPDHFAVEALEELQGTTPDVDAVSFRERLAEIRDIGYATSINERNTGAASIAAPFFDASNHVLGSVSSSGPAFRYASTADEKHAIHARQVVTAARSITQILEARATR from the coding sequence ATGGTCACGCCGCCCAGCTCCACCTCACTGGCCGAAACATCCACCGGCACAGAGTCAGCAGATCGTGTGGCAGATGTGCTCCTCGCATTCGCACAGTCCGATCGCGCGCTCGGAGTATCCGAGATCGCCCGACGCCTGCACCTGAGCAAGGCCGTCGTGCATCGGATTCTGCAGTCGCTGGCCTCACGCTCGATCGTGCAGCCGATGGCCGGCGAATCGACGTACTCGCTCGGCCCGGCTGCAATAGGCCTCGGCACGAAGGCATGGAGCCAACTCGACGTCCGATCGATCGCCGCCCCGGTGCTTCGGACACTGCGCGCGGAAACCCGTGAGACGGCGACCCTGTCCGTTCTCGTCGGCCACCGGCGCGTCTATCTCGATCAGTACGAAAGTCCGCAGGAAGTGAAGATGGTTGTCGAGATCGGTCCCCAGTTCCCGCTGCACTCAGGGGCATCGAGCCGCGCAATCCTCGCCTTCCTGCCGGACCACTTCGCCGTCGAAGCACTCGAGGAGCTTCAGGGAACCACTCCCGACGTCGACGCTGTGTCCTTTCGTGAGCGTCTCGCCGAGATCCGCGACATCGGATACGCGACATCGATCAACGAACGAAACACTGGCGCGGCCTCCATCGCTGCGCCGTTCTTCGACGCGTCCAATCATGTTCTGGGCTCGGTCAGTTCCTCCGGCCCGGCTTTCCGCTATGCCTCGACCGCGGACGAGAAACATGCCATCCATGCCCGCCAGGTGGTCACCGCAGCTCGGTCGATCACCCAGATCCTGGAAGCTCGTGCTACTCGATGA